AAACCCGGTAAACTTTAGggtaataaagtgaaaattatCGCAGTACTAAAAAAGTGAGCATTAGGGGCAAAATTATGCATCTGCctctattaatttttattaggGATGGAAATATTGATTTAGCTGTATTAAAGTAATAGGGGCGCTAAAGTAATAGGGGCAGACGTATAAAGCGCCCTTATTAATTTGTTACTTTTATAGGcgataaaaaagagatatgtAAAGCCTAATTCTGTAATACCCCGTGATGGAGCCACAATGGGGTCAAACAACCCCATGGCAGTCATAGAAATAGGTATGGAGGTCCTTCTTTGCTGGCGGTGGGACCCCATGAGGTGCCACGAAGGCCTTGCATGCAGCAGTGCTGCGAGGCTAggctcttttgtttttaaattgcCTGGAAAACGACATCATTTTGAAGGCTCCTCaacctttttttaatgacttGGCTTCAAAACTAAGTCATTTTGAGCTaggcttttttaaaaagaaggtCCATCACAATGATGCATATGGTATGCTAATTTGATCAAAACTCTTCCACGTGAAGTTCATTCTTTCAGTGTACTTGTTCTTGTTGTTTATTGTAACAGAAAGAACAACTTGACTTGGCTAGAAAAAATTCAGTCCAAGTCTTTTCTAACACTGGAAAGTAgattttgtgttttgattaGTTGAAAGTGTTATCGttgatttttttcaatgttatttttgtttaaaaaaagattCGAAGCTTTTACATTATGATCTCATGACCTAAGAATtctggatccgccactggCAATACCCATGCACCCATTTCCCCTATTTCTCTCCTTCCCTTCTTCCTGTGCCACACTCATCTCCATTTTTCCCTttccttcttgttcttctttgtcTTCCTTCATTTTTATCTTGTTTAGTTCTGAAATCATTCTTTcttattgttttcattcttCGTAATATTTTCTTACCTATTTCTTCTTAATATTGCCTTGCAATATTCCCTTGGTGTGTCCAAGCGAgcgaaagaaagaacaaagtAAAGGTTTGtaatatacaaataaaaactcgatttgtattgttaaggttttttttttattgttctctaaattttcagttttgcaGTTTTGCAGGTACATCTGACAGGTTctcaagaaatttaattttataggTAATGGTCTTATGGTAATCTAGTTTTTGCTATTTTGTTAATTAACAGATGCTAATCAAGAAAAGAACAAGAGATTGAGTTGTGTGATATTAGGATCTCCAGCAAGGCCATGGGTATCATGAACAGCTCCATCAATGatatatttgggttttgagaaGCTCGCTCAGGAATCTTCGACCCTCGCAAGGTACAACAAGAAAGCGACTATTACTTCAAGGGAGATCCAGACTGCTGTGACTTGCTGTCTGTTACCAAGTTTACTAGCTCTTCAAGAGTTAGGGCTGTTTCTCTGTATTTGTATTTAGGAGGGGGTGTGAAGAAATTAGGGTAAAGCACTGATCTTGTTaaaaactatttttctttttggaggGATGGAATGAAATATTTCTTGTACATTTAAACCCAACCCCATCCATCACGACCAAGACATGCTTGGTAGTGACTTTGCACATTGAATTTCATCATCCCCTATCTGTTGAAAGGTAAATTTACTAGCTAATTTCTTGTTAGTTAGTAATTTACTTggtctatttttctttctagcttCATTAAGCATTATGTTAGTTAAGTGATTTGAGCTCATATGCCAAGTGTAAGGTGTAAAGTAGTCAGTTAGTTTCCAACGGCTCTTAGCCTTTGTACTGCCATGTGTCACATTCACATTGGCTCTTGTAATAGAATGGTGGTGATTGGCTGATGTAATGAGAGAATGAGAATGAATACAAAAGGTGTGATCTCTGCATTTGGTTCTGCAGATCATACCAAAGAGCTTTCCcatttttctctgttttcttttctgagCTCACTCTTCCCTGTACCTTTCTAGCTCCCTCAGTAATCCAAAActttaacatggtatcagcaGCGAAGTTGGATCTGGATAGTGGGCGTTGAAGCTGTGTGAGCTGAGCTTGGAAAATCCAACGAGAAATTTCAGACTCAGTTCATCGATTCCGGTCTCAAATGACTGGGTCAGGTGGTAGTGATCTTCGGGCTCTAATATTCAATGGTGATAACTATGAATTTTGGAAGATCCGAATGAGAACTATTTTTAAGTTGCATGGAATCTGGGATCTAATTGAAAAGTGTCTTGGGATTTCAGAATCAAAAGGGAAGAAGGTTGATGAAGAAGGGTCATCGGAGTCAGAGAAGGTGTCTTTGTTAATGAAGGATGCTAAGGCACTTGGTATTATCCAAGGAGCTGTCTCAGATGACATTTTCCCCATAATCTCAaatgaagaaacctcaaaaGGTGCTTGGGATGTTCTACATCAAGAGTTTCATGGTGATAAGCAATTGAGATCTATTAAGCTACAGGGTCTGCGTCGAGATTTTGAATACACAAGAATGAAGGATGATGAAACCTTGTCTGTGTATCTCACTCGTTTGCTTGAGTTGGTGAATCAAATGAAAGGATATGAGGAAGATCTATCCAAAGGAAGGTTAGTTCAAAAACTTCTTATAAGCCTGACTAAAGAGTTTGATCCTGTCTGTTATGTGATTGAACAAACGAAGGATATTGAGACTATTGAGGTACAAGAAGTGCTTGCTGCATTGAGGGGGTTTGCTCAACGGCTTGATAGACATGCTGAGAGCACCACTAAGAAAGCCTTCAGCAGCATGAGCATAAACCAAAAAGGATCTAAGTCAAATTCTAGTTTTGGTAATaacaaatcaaagaagaattggaaatcGACGGGTAAGAAATGGGattcaaaatctcaaaataaTGTCAACCAAGGAGGAAAGCATGAACAAGGGGAAAAATCAGAACAAACTAAGGGAAAATGCAAGCATTGTGATAAACTACACTATGGAGAGTGTTGGTTTAAAGGGAAGCCAAAATGCTATGGTTGCAATCGATTTGGGCACTACATTAAGGACTGTGATCAAGCAAACAAGACTAGAAAAAGTAGCAAATATTTCTAATCAGCTAACTGAACCTGCAACAATGTTTTATGCATGTCATTCTGCTACTATTGGAAAGAATATGAATATGTGGTATGTTGACAGTGCATGTAGTAATCATATGACCTCACATGAGTCTTTGCTTGTGAACATTGATAAGAATGTGAAATGTAGAGTCAAAATGGGTACTGGTGATTTGGTACAGTCAACTTGCAAAGGCACTTTGGTCATAGAAATGCAGGGAGTGACTATATACATTAAGGAAGTTATGATTGTCCCTGGTTTGGATGAGAACCTGTTAAGTGTAGGTCAAATGGTAAAACATGGATATTGGCTTATCTTTGGTGATAATGTGGTTGATATTTATGGGGATAGGCAGATGCAGGATTTGATTGCAAGTGTAACAATGAAGGGAAATAGATGTTTTCTTTTAAGCCTAGAATATGTCAAACCTTCTATGGCTAATAAAGTAACAATTGAGGAGTCATCTTGGCTGTGGCATAAGAGGTATGGACATCTAAACTATAGTAGTTTGATGCTCCTGCAAGACAAAGAAATGGTGCAAGGTCTGCCTAGATTACAAGTCACAAAGCATGTGTGCTCTGGCTGTGCTACAGGAAAAGGTCACAGAGAACCTTTTAACAAGGAGAAAGTTTGGAGAGCATCACAGCCCTTAGAACTGATACACTCTGACATCTGTGGTCCAATGCAGACTATCACTCTTGGAGGGAATAGATACTTTCTCACCTTCATTGATGACCACACTAGAATGTGTTGGATGTTTTTCTTACAGCATAAGTCTCAAGCATGCAACATATTCAAAAGGTTCAAAAACATGGTTGAGCTGCAAAGTGGTTATCAAATTAAGAAGCTAAGAAGTGATAGAGGTGGAGAATATACatcattggaattttcaaagTTTTGTGAAGAGATGGGATTAGAAAGGCAACTGACTATAGCCTACTCTCCACAACAGAATGGagttgcagagagaaagaatcGTACTGTGATGGACATGGCAAGAACAATGATgtatgagaagaaaattcctttgaaattttgggtaGAAGCTGTCAATACAGCTGTATATATGCAAAATAGAAGTCCAACAAGTGCTTTGGATAATACAACTCTATTTGAGAAGTTTAGTGGAAGGAAACCAGGTGTCAAACACTTGAGAATCTTTGGCTCTCTACGCTACATTCACATCCCTTCACAGAAAAGGCACAAACTAGAGGAAACTGGTGAGAAGGGAGTATTTGTAGGCTATGGAATTTGTGAAAAAGGATATAGAGTACTCAATTTGAGAACTCAAAAGATTTAACTGTCTAGGagtgttattttttatgacaAAGCCATATGGGATTGGGAATAAAATGAGGCAGTACAAGTGGAGGTTACAATCCTTGGAATGATAACAAAAGCTCAATGACATTTGAGTTTGATTCAGAAGCAAGTGACTCACCTCAGTCTGTGCAATCTCCTCTGAGAACACAAGCTGTTAGTGACCTGCAAGCAACTACGAATCTAGTTCCACCTGTTTTTTCCCTCtattatattgatattttgacaaaatattgcttacatgtgagcgaaattatctacatcgatatttttcgatattatcgatatttatacgatatgtgtatggatacattccgaaatatccgtgatccaaaaaattatatttcatcaatattatcgatattatcgatattttagactataAAACTAAGATCCAATCGTGAAAAATCAAGAGGATAAATCACatcattttataaaataaatgaggacAATACGGGAATATTGAAACATTCATTAAAGAGCTTTGCATGCTTCCATCCACAGCACATCTCAACTGCTTCTAAAAACTGTTGCCAGTGACCcacaattttgaaaaaaagcaCTTTTGTCTTGACTTATCAAAACCCCTTTTCATTCAgaattttaacaataagttGTTTCTTTTAAAAGCACGGCAACTCCAAACGGAGCTCCTAAGATTTTTGGTAGTGCCCAATTAGAACATGTAAAAGCACAATGCGCAATGAATATAGTAAAAACTACAGACCAATGGGATGTTTGAACCGGTATAAATTTTTGGTGTGTTCTCAAATAGTCTCATGTTCAAGTTCAAACCATTATAGTACATGTGTGTGTAAATTTTCTCCCTTCCTTTCTGTACTTTGACAATTACAGATTTTTAAAGGATAAAAAAAGTTCATTTAATTGTATATGCAAGCTGACAAGACAGTTTGCTAAAGTCGACCGGTTGGGTTTTACATTGACAATGACAAGACAATCAGAGTCTATAAAGTTCTAAGCAGCCAGCTACCAAACCAAGACACAAAACATTCACAACCATTCATTAATTTCAGACCATATCCCTTCCATCTTAGCCATATCATAATTTTgtctttcttcattttgtttgtcTCATTCTATCTGATCTAAGAAAGCCTTTAGATTCCTATCAGAAGACCCACCTTCACTCACAGCCTCTCTTGCCAAACCCTTCCATTTCTTAGCATTTCTTCTCAACTCTTCACCAATTTCCCCACTTCCCATGACCAATTCTAAGCACCTCTTGAGCTCCTCACCTGCCACAATCCCCTCATCATTTGGTGTCACCCTAACTCCAGTCTTCCATGTGTCCTCAATCAGCTTGGCATTGGTCCCTTGGTCCGTCCACTGAGGAAACGCCACCACAGGCACCCCAGAAACCAGGCTCTCCAAGCTTGAATTCCACCCGCAATGTGTCACGAAACAACCCAACGAAGGGCTTGACAAAACCTCCACTTGGCTACACCATGGCACTATCTTTCCAAGCTCTTCCAACTCCTCTCTGCAGCTCAgtttctcttcctccttctcAGCCTCCTTATCTCGTCCATtgcttccttctttttctctaatCACCCACAAGAACGGGCGCCCGCTGTCCAGCAATCCTTTCGCGATTTCCTCCATCTGGGGCTTCGACAGAACGGAAATGCTTCCAAACGACACGTAAACCACGGACCCTTCGGGCCTTGAGTTCAGCCACTCGATGTACGAAGAGTCCTCTGATTTTTGGAAACGATCGCCGCGGAATGACTTGTCAGATGGATCCTTGCCGTCCAAGAAAGTAGATGGAATCAATGGCCCGATTCCAATCAGATTGTACTTGTCAATTGCTTTCAAGGCCTCTGGCTCCAGCGCATCGAACGTGTTCACCAGAATGATGGGCTTGGTTTCTCGCTCGAGCAGCTCAAATTGCTCTTCAAACAAGGGAAGCGCGAAACCGTACGGATTTGAATCTACCATGAAAGAGGGAAGGTCACGGCTGGCGAGGGATAGCGGCAGTCCTGGTAATTCTATTGAACATAAAGCGCCATTAGGATGAGTAGTACTAGTACTCTTCCGGATGAGGTCTTTGTAACCGCTAAAATAATAGTGGTAGATGTCAAAAACAGTGGCTGGCTGAATCCACAAGAGCACGGATGGGAGGTGGAGCTCACGCGCCGCTTCAGCGGCCCAAGGGAGAAGTATTGTGTAGATTAGGCAAGTGTAGGGGCGGCCCTCCTTTGCACTAGACACAATAAGGTCAGTGATCGCTTGTGCGCCGCAACGTCTAAGCTCTGACATGTAGTGGTCGACATCATCGCCATCTTTGAATCCATTGTCGTAGCCGTCAGAGTAGAGCGAATAGGTCAAGCCATGAGGAGTTGAGCCATTCCCTATGCGGCTCTGGGCAGAGAGGCTCGTGACATACGTGACATGTGCCCCAGTAGTGCGGACGAGATGCTTTGCGAACTGGAGGGAAGGGTTGATATGGCCTTGGGCCGGAAATGTCACGAGGAGGAACCGGTGTTGCACCATGGTGGTCGTTGCGGTAGTGGTGGCGGGCGGCAGAGCGTGGAGTTGTTGGGACAATATTgggggcttttttttttctttctggtcTGAAGACTATATTGGGTGTTTTTGTGTGGGCCTAGCTGAATGAAGTGAAATTGTTGTGGGATAATACTGTGAGAGGCAGAGAATGTGGAGACTTAAATAAGGGATTGGGTAAAGAGAAGTGACGTCTGTAGTGACGAATTGAAAACGCTTATGACAAGAGAGATGACATGGTTATTTGTGTGATTTGCAATTTGTGGGCCTTGTCTGCTTGCATGCCTTTTGtatttatcattttcaaatttttcattaaGTCCAAAATATATCTGAGACGGTGAGAGAGACAAGTAGTACATAAATTCATGATCAAAAAACTGATTAATATAAACATGCAAAGTAGTATATGATTTGTCAGTTTATTATTAAATCTGGTTTTATACTCTGGACTGGATTGAATTGtgttatattaaattattctGTAATATTTAggattttgtatttttactcAAATTATGTATTGGAGAAATTCAAAATCTTTGATTTTACTtgtatgaaaaacaaaataactcTCAATAGCGTAATTTACACATGTTATCTTGTCACATGTATAGCATAGTACAATATATTAGATTTTCTCTTATGCGAACGTCTAGATGTTATTATCGTTCGGAAGtcatatattttttactatctttttttcttttctccctATTTATAGTGACGTTAACACAGTATCGTCTAAACATCTGCATAAGAGAAAAACTGGTATGATGTGAATCCTACAAAATAAACCAAATAATTGTAGTTAAATATTCATTACGAAGTGACACAAAATGCtgttttagtttgtttttcaaaagaaaattgtatTCTACTACTAGTGTCATCCACTAGATTAGATTTGTGGTAAACTATTCTTTAAATTCCTAATTTGTAATCAGAGAAGGATATTAtgattaattatttgtgtTCTTGTCTTCAGGCATATGCATGTATtcgttttcaatttttcatcaAAGCTCAAAAGAACGTAGCATGGACTAGTAGGTCTGACAGGGTCTGACGGAGGGAGATGCAAATTTAGTGACAACAAACTGATTAATGCACATGCAAGTGTTCTATTTGCCAAGTTATTCCCATTTTGTATGCCAAAATTGGATTTTGCTGTATTCCACTAGAAAAATTTGTTTGTTCcacaaataaaaaagcctAGTAAAAGATTTAGTCTACATGAATGCTTATTATGCTTGATTTCGCATAATACgtagaataaaaaaaatacgtagaataaatatttgttttttccacCAAAAAATACGTAGAATAAAAAACCTATCCAAACATGAATGCTTGATTTCACATTTGGATTCACATTAAAATTCGAAATTNNNNNNNNNNNNNNNTTGTAGTTAAATATTCATTACCAAATGACACAAAATGCTGTTTCAGTATGTTTTTCACAAGAAAAATTGTGTTTTACCACTAGTGTCTTCCACTAGATTAGAGTATTTGTGGTAAACTATTCTTTAAATTCCTAACCAGACTAAGATTTGTAATCAGATTTGACTTCCTAATCAGATGAGAAGAATATTATGATTAATAATTTGAGTTCTTGTCTTCAGGCATATGCATGCCTGAAgtatttgttttcaatttttcatcaAAGCTCAAAAGAACGTAGCATGGACTAGTAGGTCTGACAGGGTCTGAGGGAGGGAGAAGCAAATTTAGTAACTACAAACTGATTAATACACATGCAAGTGTTCATTGGATTTAGCTGTATTCCACtagaaatatttgttttttccacataaaaaaaaaaaggtctaGTAAAAGAATTAGTCTACCCCTATGCCTAACTTTACTTTTATTCCACCCCAAAAAACGTGGAATAAAAAACCTACTTGATTTCGCATTTGAATTAAGAGTTAGATTGATTAAGAGCAGTAGTTGATGCTATTTCATATCATCTCTctttatttctaatttttaacttttttggtGTCGTCACAGGTGTTCTTGTGTTCGTACATGTGTCATTTTTAGTTTCTCATCAAGTTCAATGAACACGACATGGACTAGTAGGTGTGATGTGGTCAAAGGGACAGGTAGTAAACTCACAACGACAATACTGAAAAATACACATGCATGTGTCATTTTACTAAATCGCATTATGTAGTGTTGTGTACGAAATGAAATAGCCAGATAATATACCTCGCCGGATGCtaacacaaaatcaaatggTACCATCTAGATGCTAAAATAATGGCCTCGTTAAAACATCActataaaatttttaataaaaaaaattcagtcaaagaaaaagagtaccaGTACATCCAtaacaaatagaaaacaaatctACCCCCTTCAAATCATATTCCAGCAAacactatttaatttataagagcatccacaatcatgctccttattttttagttaaaatttagctaaaaacactaGAAAGCTATATTAGGAGCTccttataaaatttcaactccaaccatgctccttAGTTTAGGGAAtcataaatgatttatttctttttttaagttAGCATAAGTGCTCCCTTTTcatacaaaataataataataaataattagcattaaataaataattaaaataatattaaagtAAAGCAACATTTAATTATATGGAGCCACTAAGAGTCCTTTTTCTCTCATCAAATTTAAgagctcctagaggtctccTTATTTTAGGATTTGGATAGGGAGTATGGTTGGAGGTCGGTTTTCTCACTTCCTCCTTAAATTTTATCTAAGGAGGTGATTTAGGAAGTCCATTGTAGATGCTCTAATTAGTAggttttaaagataaattatTCATTTCGTTATTCTttgttgaaaatataaaattgcagtaaatttataaaaagttTATAATCAGACTAAAATCTTCGTaatcaatttttataatcaGAAGTACAATGACTAAAGTTCTCTAAAATTTTTGTGGAGTGTACTTagagcatctacaatcatGATCCTTATTTTTAAGGTAGCTAAAAACacataaaagttattttaggagctctctattaaaaaaaataaaaatagttaacattaattaaaagtttaagctatgcataaaacaaagcagcattaaattatagggagtcaTGAATTTGTGGAGTCCTCtcacaaaatataaacaattaaaaactaaaaaaaattaacaaaaataattattctttCGATTCTTTTAATTATCTTAAAAGCAGGAACGAACCTTAGTACAGCCTAACCTGGGCTACAgtcagggggcttttattttttctcagCCTCAAATAACATTTAGCCCAGCATGAATTTTCTTACTAACATGGGCTATAACGTTTGAGGATCTTAAATGGGGTTTTCAGTTAGAGTGTTGCTAAACAAACCCTAATATTAACTGAAGTACGCCTATTACCgaactatttattaaattactaatttatccttctataaaatgaccaaaaaaaatatattgaatattgtgaaataaatataattttaataaatacacTACACCCTACTCAACATATTTAACCCTAATCAAATATAGAGAAGTTTTCATATTACGGTGCCCACGAACAACGCCACGAGCATTGACGAAGGCACAATGAGGTGTCGTTGAATGGTATATAGCAGATAGGAAGGGATAGATAGCAATGATTCTAATCCAGCTAACTTACTTGCAACATTACCAATCTTCGATGAGCGACTAGAAGAATTTTCTCTTTGCAGAGTAAAAAATCTTTAGAAACATATGATAAGGCGAACTTCCCACGTACTTTAAACAGATCAACCTGGAGGAAAAATGAACCTGATTTTGTCAGTATgctaaaaaaaccaaattttcaaaaagtaAGATAGCGACGTAAAGAGCATGATCCAAACAGTTCTTGACTCTTGGCTATATGTAGGCGTAGCGCACAGAACTCGAAGCCAACTCAgccaagagaagaaaatcttATCGGAATAGGAAATAGATCGTCTCAATCCGTACGTTTGATCCCATATCCACAAGAAGGCGTGCACAATAAATATCAATTTGCAATCAAACTAGACAACAAATTTCCTTGTCTTTGTGTTGCTTGCgccttttttgttgttgataaaTTGAGGactttaattatataataagtTAATACGAAATTATTTTTAGGTCTCGTTTGGTTCATAAAGAAAGAGGCttagaaatgaaaaattaattgcTTTCTCTTATTTGGTAAGTTCAGGTATAAAAAATGATTGCCTAGTATATGAGAAAGTAGGGGAGAAAGCGAAACCCTCCTCTCAACTTGGGTTTCGTTTTCTCTCTTTATGgaaaagtttagaaaaatGAGTCAAGATTAtgcaaactttatttttcattcctactcaaaacaaacatgggaaatgaaataaagtaaTATCTTCCCGATACTTTCTCAGTATTACCAAAcgtaggaaaaaaaatctttcatttctcattctttagaaaatgatatgaaaaataatttctcCTCAAATTCGTTCTGTGAACCAAACGGGACTTTATTGTAAGGACAAATTTGTCATTTCAAAGTAAACTGAGgctagaaaaaagaaagaaatatcaaaaatgaaaaagaaaaaaaaacagtgacCGCACCACCGCCAAACCAGCCCCCATCTCCACCCCAGGCACCACATCACCACATCTTAATCTTATGTACTTATTTTGTGTGAGATAGAGTAGAGAAGTGTCAGAGCTGATATTTAGAGTGTCAAAATCATGTTCCTACAAAAGATAccttacaagttacaaccacACCTCTTCCTATTCTTAGTCTTTAATGTAGCCATCCCAACTAAATAGCCCACTAAAGATTCTTacttttgtaaataaataaaaaatacaagtgCTAGTGTAACttataagagcatctccaacagCCTTTTCAACaacttgaaaattcaaaaggaatttgactATATGGATTTAGGCACATATGTGACACATTATAAGATTAATGTGTTGGACCAAGATAGTAAAAGATGACACAGAAGAGGGGCGGGGGGAAGGGGAGTGGGAGTGTGTGGTTACATTAGGATTTGGGGGCATTTTTGTCACTCTTGTGACATCTTTTTATCCTATAAGTGTATAGCTATGGAATCCTATCATTCTATGAAATTGGAACAGAGAAAACATatcaagctctctctccctaaccCATTCAATCTATCACATCAAGTGAGGGTTCTTGTTGTTTACTCATTCTCTCATCCCATTCAATTCTTGGTGAAGAGCTTTGGAGAGGTGCATATCTTTGTACCTATTTGGAGAGCTACAAGGTGGAGAATCAACATCAAAGGGAgagccaacaacaaaaagaccACTCCCTCTACTTGAGCACCATTCTTAGTTTCAAGATTCGCCTCAAGGATACGAATATCTTATCTTTCTCTCAAACATGATTTAGAGAGTCTCTGGTGCACACTTTCATAGACTTATAAAGATTGGGACCAAATGAGACTTGCATGAATCCCtagtttatttaatgcttcagctcttactttgatttcatattagatATGGCTTGCTATGTGATTTATAATCTCAATGTTTGGTTGTAGAGTTTTTAGAAATATCTACACAACACCATTCGTAGAATATTCCCTTCAATTACTCCAAATAACTACACTAGTGAGGCTTTCTGCTTATTGCTAAGCGCTTTGTTTCAAAGCCATATTTATAGgggaaatatttttgttcaccACTTTAACCTAAGGTGTATGCTCACTACCATTCTTAGTACTTGACACGTGTCCTTAgacataattataattaacttttt
The window above is part of the Prunus dulcis chromosome 1, ALMONDv2, whole genome shotgun sequence genome. Proteins encoded here:
- the LOC117615067 gene encoding UDP-glycosyltransferase 75C1-like, with the protein product MVQHRFLLVTFPAQGHINPSLQFAKHLVRTTGAHVTYVTSLSAQSRIGNGSTPHGLTYSLYSDGYDNGFKDGDDVDHYMSELRRCGAQAITDLIVSSAKEGRPYTCLIYTILLPWAAEAARELHLPSVLLWIQPATVFDIYHYYFSGYKDLIRKSTSTTHPNGALCSIELPGLPLSLASRDLPSFMVDSNPYGFALPLFEEQFELLERETKPIILVNTFDALEPEALKAIDKYNLIGIGPLIPSTFLDGKDPSDKSFRGDRFQKSEDSSYIEWLNSRPEGSVVYVSFGSISVLSKPQMEEIAKGLLDSGRPFLWVIREKEGSNGRDKEAEKEEEKLSCREELEELGKIVPWCSQVEVLSSPSLGCFVTHCGWNSSLESLVSGVPVVAFPQWTDQGTNAKLIEDTWKTGVRVTPNDEGIVAGEELKRCLELVMGSGEIGEELRRNAKKWKGLAREAVSEGGSSDRNLKAFLDQIE